In one window of Photorhabdus laumondii subsp. laumondii DNA:
- a CDS encoding beta-ketoacyl-[acyl-carrier-protein] synthase family protein, with protein MNIQTGYHRVAVTGYGSICSLGQNTQEIWDAILNYRVGYKKEEHPDASVVAKFFGNIPFSPDVSRFSKKLLKNLPKFSKLGLIAADEAIKMAFGNDKTALDENYSPFERGVIFGTGWGGEDATVENSHSYADQGIASPMTNIMSMHSVGTAAISMNWNLRGYQNTPVAACATGSMAIGDAFELIRSGRTKMMLAGGGESIRDPFIVWSIDILGALSKEQESVEKACCPFSKDRSGFVMSEGAAILCLEDYDCAVARGAKILAEVIGYGNNSDASDMTAPAPDCKGRVMAIQMALEQAKLSTSDIHYINAHGTSTPLNDINETDVLKMSLGEHAYRIPISSTKSYTGHLIAGAGAIESIFCLKAIETATIPATMHLNNPDPLCDLDYVPNIHRTHQLIDTALNVNYGFGGTNCALIFRKADR; from the coding sequence ATGAATATTCAAACAGGCTATCACCGCGTTGCCGTCACAGGCTATGGTTCTATCTGTTCGCTTGGGCAAAATACCCAAGAAATTTGGGATGCAATCCTAAATTATCGTGTAGGCTACAAAAAGGAAGAACACCCAGACGCTTCTGTTGTAGCTAAATTTTTCGGTAATATCCCTTTCTCGCCTGATGTATCACGGTTTTCCAAAAAGTTATTAAAGAACCTGCCCAAATTCAGCAAACTTGGGCTGATTGCGGCGGATGAAGCAATCAAGATGGCATTTGGTAACGATAAAACCGCTCTTGACGAAAATTATTCGCCTTTTGAACGCGGCGTCATTTTTGGCACTGGCTGGGGTGGAGAAGATGCAACCGTTGAAAACAGCCATTCCTATGCTGATCAAGGCATTGCTTCACCGATGACCAATATTATGTCTATGCACAGCGTAGGAACAGCCGCAATTTCAATGAACTGGAACTTACGGGGATATCAAAATACCCCGGTTGCAGCTTGTGCAACCGGCAGTATGGCGATAGGTGATGCGTTTGAACTTATCCGCAGTGGACGCACTAAAATGATGCTGGCAGGGGGTGGTGAAAGCATCAGAGATCCATTCATTGTCTGGAGTATCGACATTCTTGGAGCATTGAGTAAAGAACAGGAATCTGTCGAAAAGGCTTGCTGCCCATTCAGTAAAGATCGTAGTGGTTTTGTTATGTCGGAGGGTGCCGCAATATTATGCCTTGAAGACTATGATTGCGCTGTTGCCAGGGGAGCTAAAATACTGGCGGAAGTGATTGGCTATGGCAATAACTCTGATGCGTCAGATATGACCGCCCCGGCCCCAGATTGCAAAGGACGGGTCATGGCAATTCAGATGGCGCTGGAACAGGCCAAACTCTCCACCTCAGATATTCACTATATTAATGCTCATGGGACATCAACCCCATTAAACGACATTAACGAAACCGATGTTCTAAAAATGAGCCTGGGCGAGCACGCTTATCGTATTCCTATTTCCAGTACAAAATCCTATACAGGCCATCTTATTGCCGGAGCAGGAGCAATTGAATCCATTTTCTGTCTCAAAGCGATAGAGACAGCAACGATTCCCGCAACGATGCACTTGAATAACCCTGATCCGCTATGCGATCTGGATTATGTCCCCAATATCCACCGAACTCACCAACTTATTGACACCGCTTTAAATGTTAACTACGGATTCGGTGGCACAAACTGTGCACTTATTTTCAGGAAGGCCGATAGATGA
- a CDS encoding acyl carrier protein, translating into MKLFELLQSQITELTDIEPEDITLDTLLDDIHLVSLDFVSIQVALKREMGIQLNFDKFQRDNTTTIGDFVNYVSELAK; encoded by the coding sequence ATGAAACTGTTTGAATTACTTCAATCTCAAATTACTGAATTAACCGATATCGAACCAGAAGATATTACTCTCGACACTCTACTTGATGATATTCATTTAGTGAGTCTGGATTTCGTTTCTATTCAGGTTGCGTTAAAAAGAGAAATGGGAATTCAACTGAATTTCGATAAGTTCCAGCGGGATAATACGACAACAATCGGTGACTTTGTCAATTACGTTAGTGAATTAGCAAAATAA
- a CDS encoding cysteine desulfurase family protein, producing MTSLYFDYNATTPLSVKAQLAIKDAMSVFANPSSHYSLSSMAKKLLTDARISMAALMGTVPEQILFTSGGTESNNQALSSLLATLSGSDLSAHHVISSSIEHPSVLAPLLWYQQRGLQLTLINPDNQGRISVQSIQENLQPQTRLITLMAINNETGVIQPYEAVASLAKEAGVYLHIDAVQAIGKRPFSCDTLSGVTTISFSGHKFNGPKGIGGLYHAPGIQLNPLLHGGGQEQGVRSGTENTLGLAGLAAAAKESLNSLQGRFNTYKTLRTTLLSRLDQHHVNYLINGNTNPAFQAPWTLNLSFSGIRAESLASRLDLRHGISLSLGSACSNNKSTQRSHVLAAMGLPDDRIDSAVRISFGYATSQDDIEILANAIKQETYNLLKISGKSLITQE from the coding sequence ATGACAAGTCTATATTTCGACTACAACGCCACAACACCGCTAAGTGTTAAAGCACAGTTGGCGATTAAAGACGCAATGTCTGTTTTTGCTAATCCATCTAGCCACTACAGCTTAAGTAGCATGGCGAAAAAGTTGCTCACTGACGCTAGAATATCGATGGCTGCATTGATGGGCACAGTCCCAGAGCAAATCCTGTTTACATCAGGGGGAACCGAAAGTAATAACCAAGCCTTATCCAGCTTGTTAGCAACACTTTCCGGTTCGGATCTGTCTGCTCATCATGTTATTAGCTCTTCCATTGAGCATCCGTCTGTTCTGGCACCGTTACTCTGGTATCAGCAACGCGGACTTCAGCTAACACTGATCAACCCCGATAATCAAGGACGGATAAGTGTACAAAGTATCCAGGAAAACTTGCAGCCACAAACCCGTCTGATCACCTTAATGGCGATTAACAACGAAACCGGCGTGATCCAGCCCTATGAAGCGGTCGCCTCTTTAGCAAAAGAGGCCGGTGTTTATCTGCATATCGATGCAGTACAGGCTATTGGTAAACGGCCTTTTAGCTGTGACACACTTTCCGGTGTAACGACCATATCTTTCTCCGGCCATAAGTTTAACGGCCCGAAAGGTATTGGCGGGCTTTACCATGCACCAGGTATTCAATTAAATCCCTTGCTACATGGTGGAGGGCAAGAACAAGGAGTACGCAGCGGCACTGAGAACACCTTAGGACTTGCTGGACTGGCGGCGGCAGCTAAAGAATCACTGAACAGCTTGCAAGGACGCTTCAATACTTACAAAACGCTCAGAACAACCTTGCTATCTCGGTTAGATCAACATCATGTTAACTACCTAATTAATGGTAATACCAATCCAGCGTTTCAGGCACCTTGGACTCTCAATTTAAGTTTCTCGGGTATTCGTGCTGAATCGCTAGCCAGCAGGCTAGATTTACGTCACGGCATCTCTTTATCCTTAGGATCAGCCTGTAGCAATAACAAATCAACCCAACGTTCTCACGTTCTGGCTGCTATGGGATTACCCGATGATCGTATTGATAGTGCGGTACGCATCAGCTTCGGATATGCCACAAGCCAAGATGATATTGAGATATTGGCTAACGCCATCAAACAAGAAACGTATAACTTACTTAAAATTTCAGGGAAATCTTTAATCACCCAGGAATAA
- the ilvY gene encoding HTH-type transcriptional activator IlvY, translating into MDIRDLKLFLHLAESCHFGHTAKAMHVSPSTLSRQIQRIEDILGHPLFLRDNRTVKLTFAGEQFKQFAQQTLLQYQQLKHSLNQQSPSLSGELRLFCSVTAAYSHLPQILDRFRAEHPMVEIKLTTGDAADAVNKIQSNDADLGIAGKPEKLPDNVSFTKMGEVPLVLIAPSLPCAVRALVMQKSPDWNNIPFILPEHGPSRKRIEHWFRHHKITNPSIYATVSGHEAIVSMVALGCGVALIPNVVVENSPEPVRSRISLLDNISLVEPFELGMCVQRRRLNEPLIKAFWGLL; encoded by the coding sequence ATGGATATACGTGATCTCAAACTGTTTCTACATCTGGCTGAAAGCTGCCATTTTGGCCACACAGCAAAAGCAATGCATGTCAGTCCATCCACATTATCCCGCCAAATTCAGCGTATTGAAGATATTTTGGGACATCCATTATTTTTACGAGATAATCGCACCGTAAAACTGACCTTTGCCGGCGAGCAATTTAAACAATTTGCCCAACAGACACTGTTACAATATCAGCAACTAAAGCATTCCTTGAATCAACAAAGCCCATCTCTAAGTGGTGAGTTACGTCTGTTTTGTTCGGTCACCGCGGCCTACAGTCACTTACCACAGATCCTAGACCGTTTTCGTGCAGAACATCCTATGGTTGAAATTAAACTCACCACAGGTGATGCCGCAGATGCGGTCAATAAGATACAGTCTAATGATGCCGATTTAGGCATCGCCGGTAAGCCGGAAAAACTACCAGATAATGTCAGCTTCACCAAAATGGGTGAAGTCCCACTGGTACTGATTGCGCCTTCCCTCCCTTGCGCTGTACGAGCACTTGTAATGCAAAAGTCCCCTGACTGGAATAACATTCCCTTCATTTTGCCGGAACACGGCCCATCACGTAAGCGCATTGAGCACTGGTTCCGTCACCATAAAATTACCAACCCATCAATTTACGCTACCGTGTCCGGTCATGAAGCCATTGTTTCTATGGTTGCATTGGGTTGTGGAGTAGCATTAATTCCCAATGTCGTTGTAGAAAACAGCCCTGAACCGGTACGCAGTCGCATATCTTTATTGGACAATATTTCTTTAGTAGAGCCGTTTGAATTAGGTATGTGCGTACAGAGAAGACGGCTTAATGAACCCTTGATTAAAGCGTTTTGGGGATTGTTATAA
- a CDS encoding iron-sulfur cluster assembly scaffold protein encodes MFNNIIIDNFCNPDCQGTLSAPTIKLALGNPVCGDKVDIDLTLDNQGRVNNACFRAWGCTASLAMSNQFCRHAKGKTLEELNALSPEGIDALLGELEPAQQHCLDMLHKLFEQLKGKI; translated from the coding sequence ATGTTTAACAACATCATTATTGACAACTTTTGCAATCCTGATTGCCAGGGGACGTTATCCGCCCCCACCATTAAACTGGCATTAGGTAACCCTGTATGTGGTGACAAGGTTGATATCGACCTGACATTAGATAACCAAGGGCGGGTAAATAATGCCTGTTTTCGTGCATGGGGATGTACCGCCTCCCTGGCAATGTCTAACCAGTTTTGTCGCCATGCTAAAGGTAAGACTCTCGAAGAATTGAATGCATTATCGCCTGAAGGCATAGATGCATTATTAGGTGAGTTAGAACCCGCACAGCAACACTGCCTTGATATGCTGCATAAGCTATTTGAGCAGCTAAAGGGAAAAATATGA
- a CDS encoding AraC family transcriptional regulator, translating into MLHKIDKSPYFIKFYKFHLQDLVFSYNMQTEWHHHPCIQLSVSPHNSLMRIDTENESRQAHGFIISSNIKHKLHSEGQLCFNLLIDLANPLCHLLLHQMRGSDIIYLNQESSGLIANYFTNCLQSETSPDIFILNNLLGKIEDCHCYQDKRIIKAASLITELPVKCISSREISNQLYLSESRFLHLFREKMGTNFRSYLLWKRLHHAIDEIHSSDSLTLLACNSGFSDGAHFSRTCMTLYGLRPSELKHASKNRIQQAQQKYFNLSSTLTGLNFTKKNIWVMNK; encoded by the coding sequence ATGTTACACAAAATAGACAAATCACCGTATTTTATTAAATTCTATAAATTCCATCTACAAGATCTCGTTTTCTCTTATAATATGCAAACAGAATGGCATCATCATCCTTGCATCCAATTAAGTGTATCACCACATAATTCACTCATGAGGATTGATACTGAAAATGAATCGAGGCAAGCACATGGATTCATTATTTCTTCTAATATTAAACATAAATTACACTCGGAAGGGCAACTCTGTTTTAATCTACTGATAGATCTAGCCAACCCATTATGTCATTTATTACTACATCAGATGAGAGGCTCAGATATAATATATTTAAATCAAGAATCATCTGGTTTGATAGCAAACTATTTTACTAATTGTTTACAATCAGAAACCTCTCCAGATATTTTCATCTTAAATAACCTTTTAGGTAAAATAGAAGATTGCCATTGTTATCAAGATAAACGAATCATAAAAGCAGCCTCTCTTATTACTGAATTACCGGTTAAATGTATATCCTCTCGTGAAATATCAAATCAACTCTATTTATCCGAAAGTCGATTCTTGCATCTCTTTAGAGAAAAAATGGGAACTAATTTCCGCAGCTATCTATTATGGAAACGCCTGCATCATGCTATTGATGAGATACATTCATCAGATTCACTGACTTTATTAGCTTGTAATAGCGGATTTTCCGATGGCGCACACTTCAGTCGTACCTGTATGACGCTATATGGATTAAGGCCCTCTGAATTAAAACATGCCAGTAAGAACAGAATTCAACAAGCACAACAAAAATATTTCAATTTATCATCAACATTAACAGGTCTAAATTTTACAAAGAAAAATATCTGGGTTATGAATAAATAG
- a CDS encoding NAD(P)/FAD-dependent oxidoreductase, with amino-acid sequence MNKCQIKKRVRMMKMDCLIVGAGQAGLSLAATLAAKNINVCILEREARIGDVWRRRPDNMLLFTSRGMTQLHGLPFPGIKEGYPDKNEVADYLERYASHHNLAIHTQTEVVEVKHDTDGYRVKTKDGKVFHAPCLVNATGANQLVDIPALAERFSTDIQQITADQYREPKQIKTGSRVAVVGDGASGRQIAKDLAATAKVTLFCGSSRPLLPNRILGKDIFWWLSKSGLLFANYYSLVGKIMRRRNPIPCGDLKNHRLAVLDIKIANRLVDIKDNKLCDSSGNQYEVDTVIWCLGYKDDTAWLTLPGAADANGFVCKNGHAEGGKTPYPGLFIVGRKWLSSRGSELMLGAYKDTCRVAKWVENYLKEHVPLK; translated from the coding sequence ATAAATAAATGCCAAATTAAAAAACGAGTACGCATGATGAAAATGGATTGCTTAATTGTGGGTGCCGGTCAAGCCGGGTTAAGTTTAGCTGCTACCCTTGCGGCTAAGAATATTAATGTCTGCATATTAGAGCGGGAGGCACGTATTGGTGATGTGTGGCGCAGGCGTCCAGATAATATGCTATTATTCACTTCACGCGGTATGACTCAACTTCATGGCTTACCGTTCCCTGGAATTAAAGAAGGTTATCCAGATAAAAATGAAGTCGCTGATTACCTTGAGCGCTATGCTTCACATCATAACCTTGCGATACATACTCAAACCGAAGTGGTTGAGGTGAAGCACGATACAGATGGCTATCGTGTTAAAACAAAAGATGGAAAAGTATTTCATGCACCTTGTTTGGTTAATGCAACAGGGGCTAATCAATTAGTTGATATTCCGGCGCTTGCTGAGCGGTTTTCTACCGATATACAACAAATTACAGCAGATCAATATCGGGAACCTAAGCAAATTAAAACGGGCAGCCGAGTTGCTGTCGTTGGTGATGGTGCGAGTGGTCGTCAGATTGCTAAAGATTTGGCAGCAACTGCGAAGGTGACATTATTTTGTGGTTCCTCCCGTCCTCTCTTACCTAATAGAATATTGGGCAAAGATATCTTTTGGTGGTTAAGTAAAAGCGGTCTGTTATTTGCCAATTATTACAGTTTAGTCGGGAAAATTATGCGGCGGCGTAATCCTATCCCTTGTGGTGATCTGAAAAACCATCGATTAGCTGTTTTGGATATAAAAATAGCGAATAGGTTAGTTGATATAAAAGACAATAAATTATGTGATTCGTCCGGCAATCAATATGAGGTGGATACGGTTATCTGGTGTTTGGGGTATAAAGATGATACGGCATGGTTAACGCTTCCCGGTGCTGCGGATGCTAATGGATTCGTTTGTAAAAATGGTCATGCAGAAGGTGGGAAAACCCCTTATCCTGGGTTATTTATCGTTGGGCGGAAATGGTTGAGTAGCCGTGGTTCTGAATTGATGTTAGGGGCTTATAAAGACACTTGTCGGGTCGCTAAATGGGTAGAAAATTATCTGAAAGAGCATGTACCATTAAAATGA